A DNA window from Sphaeramia orbicularis chromosome 22, fSphaOr1.1, whole genome shotgun sequence contains the following coding sequences:
- the ttc8 gene encoding tetratricopeptide repeat protein 8 has product MEVTMDPLFLAWSYFRRRKFQQCADICTKLLQDGPYDQDSPLLTTSEAAWSLKTRAFTEMVYIDETEVDQEGIAELMLDESSIAQVARPGTSLRLPGTSQGGGPTQAVRPMTQSGRPITGFVRPSTQSGRPGTMEQAIKTPRTASTARPVTGATGRFIRLGTASMLTNPDGPFINLSRLNLAKYSQKPHLSRTLFEYIFHHENDIKNALDLAAQATEHAQFKDWWWKVQLGKCYYRLGLYREAEKQFRSALNHQEVVDTYLYLAKVYQRLDQPITALNLFKQGLDHFPGEVTLLTGIARIHEEMNNITSATEYYKDVLKQDNTHVEAIACIGSNHFYTDQPEIALRFYRRLLQMGVYNCQLYNNLGLCCFYAQQYDMTLSSFERALALVASDEEQADVWYNIGHVAVGIGDLTLAYQCFKLALAFNNDHAEAYNNLAVLELRKGRVEQSKAFLQTAASLAPHMYEPHFNLSILSDKIGDLQSSYTAAQKSEDAFPEHVDTQQLLKLLREHFAAL; this is encoded by the exons ATGGAGGTGACAATGGATCCTTTGTTCCTGGCTTGGAGCTATTTTAGGAGGCGAAAATTCCAACAGTGCGCGGATATttgtacaaaattattacaagacGGACCATACGACCAG GACTCCCCATTGCTTACTACCTCAGAG GCTGCATGGAGTCTGAAGACCCGTGCTTTCACAGAGATGGTATACATTGATGAAACTGAGGTTGACCAGGAGGGAATTGCTGAGTTGATGCTGGATGAAAGTTCTATTGCCCAAGTGGCAC GCCCTGGCACATCATTGAGACTCCCTGGAACAAGTCAAGGTGGAGGTCCCACGCAGGCTGTCAG GCCTATGACACAGTCAGGACGCCCTATCACAGGATTTGTGAGACCCAGCACACAGTCAGGGCGTCCTGGAACAATGGAGCAGGCAATCAAGACTCCTCGTACTGCAAGCACAGCTCGTCCAGTCACTGGTGCTACTGGTAGATTTATCCGCCTGGGAACA GCTTCAATGTTGACCAATCCAGATGGGCCATTTATAAACTTGTCAAGATTAAACCTGGCCAAGTATTCCCAAAAGCCCCATTTATCTAGG ACACTGTTTGAATACATCTTTCAtcatgaaaatgatataaaaaac GCTTTAGATTTGGCAGCTCAAgctactgagcatgctcagttcaaagACTGGTGGTGGAAAGTTCAGCTGGGAAAATGTTACTACAG ACTTGGTTTATATCGTGAAGCagaaaaacagtttagatcagctctCAATCACCAGGAGGTGGTAGACACATATCTCTACCTTGCAAAG GTGTATCAGCGTCTGGATCAACCTATAACAGCACTTAACCTGTTCAAGCAAGGCTTGGACCACTTTCCCGGTGAAGTCACCCTACTAACAGGAATTGCGCGCATACATGAG GAAATGAACAATATTACATCAGCCACAGAGTACTACAAAGATGTCCTGAAGCAGGACAACACACATGTGGAGGCGATCGCCTGTATTGGTAGCAATCACTTCTACACTGATCAGCCTGAGATCGCCCTGCGTTTTTACAG ACGTCTTCTCCAGATGGGGGTGTATAACTGCCAGCTATACAACAACCTAGGCCTGTGCTGTTTCTACGCCCAACAGTACGACATGACTCTGTCCTCATTTGAGAGGGCTCTGGCTCTGGTAGCCAGTGACGAAGAGCAGGCTGATGTCTGGTATAACATAGGACATGTGGCTGTG GGAATAGGGGACTTGACATTGGCCTACCAGTGTTTTAAATTAGCGCTGGCTTTTAATAATGACCATGCTGAGGCCTACAACAACCTTGCTGTGTTGGAGCTGCGCAAAGGCCGCGTTGAACAG TCTAAAGCCTTCCTGCAGACCGCTGCATCACTGGCTCCTCACATGTATGAGCCACACTTCAACCTCTCCATTCTTTCCGACAAG ATTGGAGATCTACAGAGCAGCTACACTGCAGCCCAGAAGTCTGAGGACGCCTTTCCAGAACATGTTGACACACAGCAGCTTCTCAAACTACTGCGGGAGCACTTTGCAGCACTGTGA